From Agromyces sp. SYSU T00194, a single genomic window includes:
- a CDS encoding carbohydrate ABC transporter permease, which yields MSTTGTSEVLPPDRETEQDIERGLEREESKPARVKKRLTSRTATIAALIIAVLWTIPTFGLFLSSFRPAELIRTTGWWTIFQNPGFTLDNYQDVLLSPSLSSPQLGAYFVNSIAIAIPATIFPLVFASMAAYAFAWIKFRGVHVLFIVVFALQIVPLQMALVPLLQFFSTYLRPMQAWLHDVVPIIPEQNYLPVWIAHTIFALPLAIFLLHNFIAEIPSDVIEAARVDGASHGQIFFRIVLPLAMPAIASFAIFQFLWVWNDLLVALIFSGGTQDVAPLTQRLAELTGSRGQDWQRLTAAAFVSLVVPLIVFFSLQRYFVRGLLAGSTKG from the coding sequence ATGAGCACCACCGGAACGTCGGAGGTCCTGCCCCCCGACCGCGAGACCGAGCAGGACATCGAGCGGGGGCTCGAGCGCGAGGAGTCCAAGCCCGCCCGCGTGAAGAAGCGACTCACGTCGCGCACCGCGACGATCGCCGCACTGATCATCGCGGTGCTCTGGACCATCCCGACCTTCGGGCTGTTCCTGTCGTCGTTCCGGCCGGCGGAACTCATCCGCACGACCGGATGGTGGACGATCTTCCAGAACCCCGGCTTCACGCTGGACAACTACCAGGACGTGCTGCTGTCGCCGTCGCTGTCGTCGCCGCAGCTGGGCGCGTACTTCGTGAACTCGATCGCGATCGCGATCCCCGCCACGATCTTCCCGCTCGTGTTCGCATCGATGGCCGCGTACGCGTTCGCCTGGATCAAGTTCCGTGGCGTGCACGTGCTCTTCATCGTGGTGTTCGCGCTGCAGATCGTGCCGCTGCAGATGGCGCTGGTGCCGCTGCTGCAGTTCTTCTCGACGTACCTGCGCCCCATGCAGGCATGGCTGCACGACGTGGTGCCGATCATCCCCGAGCAGAACTACCTGCCCGTGTGGATCGCGCACACGATCTTCGCGCTGCCGCTCGCGATCTTCCTGCTGCACAACTTCATCGCGGAGATCCCCAGCGACGTCATCGAGGCGGCGCGCGTCGACGGAGCATCCCACGGCCAGATCTTCTTCCGGATCGTGCTGCCGCTGGCGATGCCGGCGATCGCGTCGTTCGCGATCTTCCAGTTCCTCTGGGTCTGGAACGACCTGCTCGTCGCGCTGATCTTCTCCGGCGGCACGCAGGACGTCGCGCCGCTCACCCAGCGATTGGCGGAGCTCACCGGAAGTCGTGGGCAGGACTGGCAACGATTGACGGCCGCCGCGTTCGTCTCACTGGTCGTGCCGCTGATCGTGTTCTTCAGCCTGCAACGGTACTTCGTGCGCGGGCTGCTCGCCGGATCGACGAAGGGCTGA